In Massilia antarctica, the following are encoded in one genomic region:
- a CDS encoding NAD-dependent epimerase/dehydratase family protein produces MRALVTGANGLIGANLCRELLLRECEVRAMTRAGSDRRALHGLALEHVEGDIFDTPASLAALCAGCDVVFHAAARFAYSGISAAELDRTALSGTSNMIEAAALAGVGRVVITSSSVVFGSSTMPLARDEHGGPIDGFVEPPYIQSKIKQDRLALALGRERGVDILLACPTMSVGPHSTTLGPSNGVIVAYLNDPLRLTYPGGCNIVSVRDVAHGHWLIATRGTPGDSYILGSDNLEWNAIHAAIADLCGVERPRLEVNHTAAYLAASYEEVRARLQGRAPLSSREQARMIGRYYWYEHSKIAQLGYAPMPARVALAEACAWLAASPHISREVRTSMTLAGDVHRARAGMLSKEPQ; encoded by the coding sequence ATGCGCGCACTGGTCACGGGAGCGAACGGCCTGATCGGCGCCAATCTGTGCCGCGAACTGCTGCTGCGCGAATGCGAGGTGCGTGCCATGACCCGCGCCGGCAGCGACCGGCGCGCCCTGCATGGCCTTGCGCTGGAGCATGTCGAAGGCGATATTTTCGATACCCCCGCCAGCCTGGCCGCCCTGTGCGCCGGCTGCGATGTCGTCTTTCACGCGGCGGCGCGCTTCGCCTACAGCGGCATCAGCGCGGCCGAACTCGACCGCACTGCCCTGAGTGGTACCAGCAACATGATCGAGGCGGCGGCGCTGGCCGGGGTGGGGCGGGTGGTCATCACCTCGTCGTCGGTCGTGTTCGGCTCGTCGACCATGCCGCTGGCGCGCGACGAGCACGGCGGCCCCATTGATGGCTTTGTCGAGCCGCCCTACATCCAGTCGAAAATCAAACAGGACCGTCTGGCCCTCGCCCTCGGGCGCGAACGCGGCGTGGACATTCTGCTGGCTTGCCCCACCATGTCGGTCGGCCCGCATTCGACCACGCTGGGGCCGTCGAACGGGGTCATCGTGGCCTACCTCAACGATCCGCTGCGCCTGACCTATCCGGGCGGCTGCAATATCGTGTCGGTGCGCGATGTGGCGCATGGCCACTGGCTGATCGCCACGCGCGGCACGCCGGGCGACAGCTACATCCTCGGGTCCGACAACCTCGAATGGAACGCGATCCATGCCGCCATTGCCGACCTGTGCGGCGTCGAGCGCCCGCGCCTGGAAGTCAATCACACGGCGGCCTATCTGGCGGCCTCGTACGAGGAAGTGCGCGCCCGCCTGCAAGGGCGCGCCCCGCTGAGCAGCCGCGAACAGGCGCGCATGATCGGCCGCTATTACTGGTACGAACACAGCAAGATCGCGCAGCTCGGCTACGCGCCCATGCCGGCCCGCGTCGCGCTGGCCGAGGCCTGCGCCTGGCTGGCGGCGAGCCCGCACATCAGCCGGGAAGTACGCACCTCGATGACCCTGGCCGGCGACGTGCACCGGGCGCGCGCCGGCATGCTATCCAAGGAGCCACAATGA
- a CDS encoding phosphatase PAP2 family protein, whose product MYLPLAAAIFFAQIRHPVAVLQAALLSTLIGHLFYRALKQRVARMRPFDRDPALQSLSKVLDKYSFPSGHCMTLTTALVPIAHAAPATVPLAVGALALLALCRLIAAHHYPSDVLAGIGLGAAIALPVSAWLMPA is encoded by the coding sequence GTGTACCTGCCGCTGGCCGCCGCCATTTTCTTCGCGCAGATCCGGCATCCGGTGGCCGTGTTGCAGGCGGCGCTGCTGTCGACCCTGATCGGGCATCTGTTTTACCGTGCGCTCAAGCAGCGCGTGGCACGCATGCGTCCGTTCGACCGCGATCCGGCGCTGCAATCGCTCAGCAAGGTGCTGGACAAGTATTCCTTCCCGAGCGGGCACTGCATGACCCTGACCACCGCGCTGGTGCCGATCGCCCATGCCGCGCCCGCCACGGTGCCGCTCGCCGTGGGCGCGCTGGCGCTGCTGGCGCTGTGCCGCCTGATCGCGGCGCATCACTATCCCAGCGATGTGCTGGCCGGCATCGGTTTGGGCGCGGCGATTGCGCTTCCCGTGTCCGCGTGGCTGATGCCTGCCTGA
- a CDS encoding hybrid sensor histidine kinase/response regulator codes for MLEPSLPSPEDLFSQAACGLMLTDVAGNILRANQTLAAWLGFTEAEMTAGMRLQDLLSVGGRLFHQTHCAPLLQLQGSVSEVQVDLVRKDRTRVPALLNIARRRVGEGLMDQVAIFIANDRRAYERELLRARSAAEAALAAQKGAEARLRRANEQLSLADRRKDEFLATLAHELRNPLAPMRSGVDLLKMQLPDHAPQRRMVDMFDRQLRQMSHLVDDLMEVARISQGKLVLRTEPVSLGNIVQGAVGDMQAQIAAAGHALSVTLPAQPLMAQGDPTRLTQMLVNLLTNACKYTPAGGRITLDLRDDAGAAVIAVSDSGIGIPREALESVFEMFSQLEPALQRAHGGLGIGLALVKGLVELHGGTIGADSAGPGQGSTFTVRLPLVEQAPAMPAAPAAPPAGAPLQVLVVDDNRDAAQMLKAMLDLHGYPTALAYCGEEAAGYLREHEAQACVMDIGLPDINGYELARRIRAMPLARQPILIALTGWGQPSDIDAALAAGFDHHLAKPVEFATLQHLLAEVAPL; via the coding sequence ATGCTTGAACCCTCCCTCCCCTCGCCGGAGGACCTGTTTTCCCAAGCGGCCTGCGGCCTGATGCTGACCGATGTGGCCGGCAACATCCTGCGCGCGAACCAGACCCTGGCGGCCTGGCTCGGCTTCACCGAAGCCGAAATGACGGCCGGCATGCGCCTGCAGGACTTGCTCAGTGTCGGCGGCCGCCTGTTTCACCAGACCCACTGCGCTCCCCTGCTGCAATTGCAGGGATCGGTAAGCGAAGTGCAGGTCGACCTGGTGCGCAAGGACCGCACCCGGGTTCCCGCCCTGCTCAATATCGCCAGGCGCCGCGTGGGCGAGGGCTTGATGGATCAGGTGGCGATCTTCATCGCCAACGACCGCCGCGCGTACGAGCGCGAACTGCTGCGCGCGCGCAGCGCGGCCGAAGCCGCGCTGGCGGCGCAAAAGGGCGCCGAAGCCAGGCTGCGCCGGGCTAACGAACAATTGTCGCTGGCCGATCGCCGCAAGGATGAATTCCTGGCGACCCTGGCGCATGAACTGAGAAATCCGCTGGCCCCGATGCGCAGCGGCGTCGACCTGCTCAAGATGCAGTTGCCCGACCATGCGCCGCAGCGCCGCATGGTGGACATGTTCGACCGCCAGCTGCGCCAGATGTCCCATCTGGTCGACGACCTGATGGAAGTGGCGCGCATCAGCCAGGGCAAGCTGGTCTTGCGCACCGAGCCGGTCAGCCTTGGCAATATCGTCCAGGGCGCCGTGGGCGACATGCAGGCCCAGATCGCGGCCGCCGGCCACGCACTGAGCGTCACCCTGCCCGCGCAGCCATTGATGGCGCAAGGCGACCCGACCAGGCTGACGCAGATGCTGGTGAACCTGTTGACCAACGCCTGCAAATACACGCCGGCGGGCGGGCGCATTACGCTGGACCTGCGCGACGATGCCGGCGCCGCCGTCATTGCGGTCAGCGACAGCGGCATCGGCATTCCGCGCGAGGCGCTGGAAAGCGTGTTCGAGATGTTCTCGCAACTGGAACCGGCACTGCAGCGTGCGCATGGCGGCCTGGGCATCGGCCTGGCGCTGGTCAAGGGCCTGGTCGAACTGCATGGCGGCACCATCGGCGCCGACAGTGCGGGGCCGGGCCAAGGCAGCACCTTCACGGTCCGCCTGCCGCTGGTGGAACAGGCGCCGGCCATGCCGGCCGCGCCAGCGGCGCCGCCCGCCGGCGCCCCGCTCCAGGTGCTGGTGGTGGACGACAATCGCGACGCCGCGCAAATGCTCAAGGCCATGCTCGACCTCCACGGCTATCCGACCGCCCTCGCCTACTGCGGCGAGGAAGCGGCCGGTTACCTGCGGGAGCACGAGGCACAGGCATGCGTGATGGATATCGGCCTGCCCGACATCAACGGCTACGAGCTGGCGCGCCGTATCCGGGCCATGCCGCTGGCCAGGCAACCTATCCTGATCGCCCTGACCGGCTGGGGCCAGCCATCCGATATCGACGCCGCCCTGGCGGCCGGATTCGACCATCACCTGGCCAAGCCGGTCGAATTCGCGACCTTGCAGCACTTGCTGGCCGAGGTGGCGCCTCTCTGA
- a CDS encoding alpha/beta fold hydrolase has product MSIQSRNNVKVCGRGPTTIVFAHGFGCDQSMWRFLVPSFEEQYRIVSFDSVGSGASDLAAYDRIKYDTLHGYADDLVEIVTEFGSGPVVFVGHSVAAMVGLLATIKAPELFAAQVMVSPSPSYIDDGDYIGGFSRADIDELLQTLQDNYLGWSSNMAPAIMGAPAQPELSEELTNSFCRTDPDIAAHFARVTFLSDHRADVPKSSTPALILQCTDDMIAPVAVGNYMHRTLPTSVLALIDNIGHCPHMSAPSASTDAITAFLAKALA; this is encoded by the coding sequence ATGAGCATACAAAGCCGCAATAACGTCAAGGTATGCGGGCGCGGCCCGACGACCATCGTCTTCGCCCACGGCTTCGGTTGCGACCAGTCGATGTGGCGCTTCCTCGTGCCTTCGTTCGAAGAACAATACCGGATTGTGTCATTCGATTCCGTCGGCAGCGGCGCGTCCGACTTGGCCGCGTACGACCGGATCAAGTACGACACCCTGCACGGCTACGCCGACGACCTGGTCGAGATCGTCACCGAATTCGGTTCCGGCCCGGTGGTGTTCGTCGGTCATTCGGTCGCGGCCATGGTCGGCCTGCTGGCGACCATCAAGGCGCCCGAACTGTTCGCCGCCCAGGTCATGGTCAGTCCATCGCCCTCCTACATCGACGATGGCGACTATATCGGCGGCTTTTCGCGCGCGGATATCGACGAACTGCTCCAGACCCTGCAAGACAACTACCTCGGCTGGTCAAGCAATATGGCCCCGGCCATCATGGGCGCGCCCGCCCAGCCCGAGCTGAGCGAGGAACTGACCAACAGCTTTTGCCGCACCGATCCGGACATCGCCGCCCATTTCGCGCGCGTGACCTTCCTGTCCGACCACCGCGCCGATGTGCCGAAGTCGTCCACGCCGGCACTCATTCTCCAGTGTACCGACGACATGATCGCGCCCGTGGCCGTGGGCAACTACATGCACCGCACCCTGCCAACGAGCGTGCTGGCGCTGATCGACAATATCGGGCATTGCCCCCACATGAGCGCGCCCAGCGCCAGTACGGATGCGATCACGGCGTTCCTGGCCAAGGCGCTGGCCTGA
- a CDS encoding TonB-dependent receptor, with amino-acid sequence MRKPYRQYCHPLPVSRLTRAVRLALHAGAAGLLAHGAASAQAPDAPMPKVEITGSAIKRIVTDTPLPVQVVTRDEIEKAGVTTAAELMARISSNVGGLTDGASINVGGDQRGFNSANLRGIGTSSTLVLLNGRRMANFASPGDDSGVDLNNIPAAAIARVEVLLDGASALYGTDAIGGVINFITRKDFHGVEMNAYVLGTKEGGAGKRAATLSLGTGELEKDGYNVFAVLDVQGTDRLNTSQRKFVDELRIPQRLGHLLSNYTGPANIRLTSAQRDHLQETGFLLNGRPITNRQINLSIPTCAPPANLYLPAGSGGVDACTYNYMGDTELYPESTKQNLLSRGVIKLGADAQAYAEVALSRSRTNYVGSSARVTGAIDYRKIPALANTGLDQLDDDNPGQIALRLRLSEAGMRTSELTSESQRYVLGVTGIAAGWDYDAAYNHSVNTVKDKDTHGYLLRDQLLAGIADGKINPFGPSGAEGVALLGSIQVNDVVRRARGTVDSLDVKASRSLMTMAGGDLGVAVGAEARRERTDFNPSALLMSDNINNDDAPEGGKATSDQRKVYAVFGELLAPFTRQWQGQLSARYDHYQQVGGALSPKIGMAWTPDKALTVRASAGKGFRAPSMSDLYRPTVYSQTATLPDPVLCATVDNNFADCAFNWDTRRYSNANLKPERSRQFSAGLVIEPSKHWNASLDYWKIKRTDLISEIGDDIILGNLGKYGKLVHRNDDGEIDYIELHKENRGAQLASGLDLVVNMRSVNTGVGRFGARLNGTYVLDSKIQTSSGDPYISNLGKFVTDTVVQRWRHTVSMDWEQGPLSATLSNTFSASYDDQNSAINTDDGSVVAPNRVKAYSLWDMSLGYEWGKNLKLRAGVQNMFDKAPPYSNQANFFISGYDPTYTDPRGRRFYASVNYAFR; translated from the coding sequence ATGCGCAAGCCCTATCGCCAGTATTGTCATCCCCTCCCCGTTTCGCGCCTGACGCGCGCCGTCCGGCTGGCGCTTCACGCGGGCGCCGCCGGCCTGCTGGCCCACGGCGCCGCGTCGGCCCAGGCGCCCGATGCGCCGATGCCGAAGGTGGAGATCACCGGGTCGGCCATCAAGCGCATCGTCACCGACACCCCGCTGCCGGTGCAGGTCGTCACGCGCGACGAAATCGAAAAAGCCGGCGTGACCACCGCCGCCGAACTGATGGCGCGCATCTCGTCCAATGTGGGCGGCCTGACCGATGGCGCCAGCATCAACGTCGGCGGCGACCAGCGCGGATTTAACAGCGCCAACCTGCGCGGCATCGGCACCTCGTCCACCCTGGTGCTGCTCAACGGCCGCCGCATGGCCAACTTTGCCTCGCCCGGCGACGATAGCGGCGTCGACCTGAACAACATTCCGGCCGCCGCCATCGCCAGGGTCGAAGTGCTGCTCGACGGCGCCTCGGCCCTGTACGGCACCGATGCGATCGGCGGCGTGATCAACTTCATCACGCGCAAGGATTTCCACGGCGTGGAAATGAACGCCTACGTGCTCGGCACGAAAGAAGGCGGCGCCGGCAAGCGCGCCGCCACCCTCAGCCTGGGTACGGGAGAGCTGGAAAAGGACGGCTACAACGTCTTCGCCGTGCTCGACGTGCAGGGCACGGATCGCCTCAACACCTCGCAGCGCAAGTTTGTGGACGAGCTGCGGATCCCGCAGCGGCTCGGCCACCTGCTGTCGAACTATACCGGCCCGGCGAATATCCGCCTCACGTCGGCCCAGCGCGACCACCTGCAGGAAACGGGCTTCCTGCTCAACGGCCGGCCGATCACCAACCGCCAGATCAACCTGTCGATTCCGACCTGCGCGCCACCGGCCAATCTGTACCTGCCCGCCGGCAGCGGCGGGGTCGATGCCTGCACCTACAACTACATGGGCGACACCGAGCTGTATCCCGAGTCGACCAAGCAAAACCTGCTCAGCCGCGGCGTGATCAAGCTCGGCGCCGACGCCCAGGCGTACGCCGAAGTGGCGCTGAGCCGCTCGCGCACCAACTACGTCGGCTCGTCGGCGCGCGTGACCGGCGCCATCGATTACCGCAAGATTCCAGCCCTGGCCAATACCGGCCTGGACCAGCTCGACGACGATAATCCCGGCCAGATCGCACTGCGCCTGCGCCTGAGCGAAGCCGGCATGCGCACCAGCGAACTGACCAGCGAAAGCCAGCGCTACGTGCTCGGCGTGACCGGCATCGCGGCCGGCTGGGATTACGACGCCGCTTACAATCACAGCGTCAACACGGTCAAGGACAAGGATACCCACGGTTATTTACTGCGCGATCAGCTGCTGGCCGGCATCGCCGACGGCAAGATCAATCCCTTCGGCCCGTCCGGCGCCGAGGGCGTGGCGCTGCTGGGTAGCATCCAGGTCAACGATGTGGTGCGGCGCGCGCGCGGCACCGTCGACTCGCTCGACGTCAAGGCGTCGCGTTCGCTCATGACCATGGCCGGTGGCGACCTGGGCGTGGCGGTGGGCGCCGAAGCGCGCCGCGAGCGCACCGATTTCAATCCATCGGCATTGCTAATGAGCGACAACATTAACAATGATGACGCCCCCGAAGGCGGCAAGGCCACCAGCGACCAGCGCAAGGTCTATGCCGTGTTCGGCGAACTGCTGGCGCCGTTCACCAGACAGTGGCAGGGCCAGCTCTCGGCCCGCTACGACCACTACCAGCAGGTCGGCGGCGCCCTGAGCCCGAAAATCGGCATGGCCTGGACCCCGGACAAGGCGCTCACGGTGCGCGCCTCGGCCGGCAAGGGCTTCCGCGCGCCGTCGATGTCCGACCTGTACCGCCCCACCGTCTACAGCCAGACCGCCACCTTGCCCGACCCCGTTTTATGCGCCACCGTCGACAACAATTTCGCCGACTGCGCCTTCAACTGGGATACGCGCCGCTACAGCAATGCGAACTTGAAACCGGAACGCAGCCGCCAGTTCTCGGCCGGCCTGGTGATCGAGCCGAGCAAGCACTGGAACGCCAGCCTGGACTACTGGAAGATCAAGCGCACCGATCTGATCAGCGAAATCGGCGACGACATCATCCTGGGCAACCTGGGCAAGTACGGCAAGCTGGTGCACCGCAACGACGACGGCGAGATCGATTACATCGAGCTGCACAAGGAAAACCGCGGGGCCCAGCTCGCCAGCGGCCTGGACCTGGTGGTCAACATGCGCAGCGTCAACACCGGCGTGGGCCGCTTCGGCGCGCGCCTGAACGGCACCTACGTGCTTGATTCGAAGATCCAGACCAGCTCGGGCGACCCGTACATCAGCAACCTGGGCAAGTTCGTCACCGACACCGTGGTGCAGCGCTGGCGCCACACGGTCAGCATGGACTGGGAACAGGGGCCGCTGTCGGCCACCTTGTCGAACACCTTCTCGGCATCCTACGACGACCAGAACTCGGCCATCAACACCGACGACGGCAGCGTGGTCGCTCCCAACCGGGTCAAAGCATACTCGCTGTGGGACATGTCGCTGGGCTATGAATGGGGCAAGAACCTGAAACTGCGCGCCGGCGTGCAAAACATGTTCGACAAGGCGCCGCCGTACTCGAACCAGGCCAACTTCTTCATTTCCGGCTACGACCCGACCTACACCGATCCGCGCGGACGGCGCTTTTACGCGAGCGTGAATTACGCGTTCCGCTAG
- a CDS encoding gluconokinase, with product MSDADGKLGNTVRWVVMGVSGCGKSTVGQALAHELGVLFVEGDQFHPAANVAKMSAGIALDDHDRAGWLETLQWRIGEARAHGAGLVVSCSALKRRYRDLLRQGDPALRFVHLDGPRELIAGRMRARAGHYMPPALLESQLRDLEALQADEAGVVLDVGIAPAEQVARILGHGAVAGA from the coding sequence ATGAGCGATGCAGACGGCAAGCTGGGCAACACGGTCCGCTGGGTGGTGATGGGCGTGAGCGGCTGCGGCAAGAGCACGGTCGGGCAAGCCTTGGCGCATGAGCTCGGTGTCCTTTTTGTCGAGGGCGACCAGTTTCATCCTGCCGCGAATGTCGCCAAGATGTCCGCCGGCATCGCGCTCGACGATCACGACCGGGCCGGCTGGCTGGAAACCCTGCAATGGCGGATCGGCGAGGCCCGCGCGCACGGTGCCGGCCTGGTCGTGTCCTGCTCGGCGCTCAAGCGGCGTTACCGCGACCTGTTGCGCCAGGGCGACCCGGCGCTGCGCTTCGTCCATCTGGACGGTCCGCGCGAACTGATCGCCGGGCGCATGCGCGCGCGGGCCGGTCACTACATGCCGCCGGCGCTGCTCGAGAGCCAGTTGCGCGACCTCGAAGCGCTGCAGGCCGACGAAGCCGGCGTGGTGCTCGATGTCGGCATCGCGCCCGCCGAGCAGGTCGCGCGTATTCTCGGCCACGGCGCCGTCGCCGGCGCATGA
- a CDS encoding GlxA family transcriptional regulator gives MKTITILVMDGVFDSSLSITLDTLHAAQAILAARGGAPQLQVRTIAAKARITTGAGLRMQADLRFTTAKQAASDWIIAPGLGYRSDQELGACFARSDTVQAMRWLAAAAAGKAKIAASCSAAFLLAQAGLLNGRKATTAWWLAPAFRARYPGVHLDETRILVRDGPFLTAGAALSQLDLMLAIVSDVAGQSVAHLCSRYLLIDQRSSQARYMMRDHLEHEDRTVIAAERWIDAHLAQPMSVTALSSELALSPKTLARRIKAATGISPIKFIQRRRLSHAAHLLETTALPIETVAAHVGYQDSTALRKLIKREFGVTPSTLR, from the coding sequence ATGAAAACAATCACGATTCTGGTCATGGATGGGGTATTCGACAGCAGTCTGTCGATTACGCTCGATACCTTGCATGCGGCCCAGGCCATCCTGGCGGCGCGCGGCGGTGCGCCGCAACTGCAGGTCAGGACCATCGCCGCCAAGGCGCGCATCACGACCGGCGCCGGACTGCGGATGCAGGCCGACCTCCGGTTCACGACGGCCAAGCAGGCGGCATCGGACTGGATCATTGCTCCCGGACTTGGTTACCGTTCAGATCAGGAACTGGGCGCATGTTTTGCGCGCAGCGATACCGTGCAGGCGATGCGCTGGCTGGCCGCGGCGGCAGCGGGCAAGGCGAAGATCGCGGCGTCATGCAGCGCGGCCTTCCTGCTGGCGCAAGCCGGTTTGCTCAATGGGCGCAAGGCGACCACCGCATGGTGGCTGGCTCCGGCATTTCGGGCGCGGTATCCGGGGGTGCACCTCGACGAAACGCGCATCCTGGTGCGCGACGGGCCGTTCCTGACCGCGGGCGCGGCCTTGTCGCAGCTCGATTTGATGCTGGCGATCGTGTCCGACGTGGCGGGGCAATCGGTGGCGCATCTGTGTTCGCGTTATTTGCTGATCGATCAGCGCTCGTCGCAGGCGCGCTACATGATGCGCGACCATCTGGAGCATGAAGACCGGACGGTGATTGCGGCCGAACGCTGGATCGATGCGCATCTGGCGCAGCCGATGAGCGTGACCGCGCTGTCGTCGGAATTGGCGCTCTCGCCCAAGACCCTGGCGCGGCGCATCAAGGCGGCGACCGGTATCTCGCCGATCAAATTCATTCAACGGCGGCGTTTGTCGCATGCGGCGCATCTGCTGGAGACGACCGCGCTCCCGATCGAAACGGTGGCGGCGCACGTCGGTTATCAGGACAGTACGGCCTTGCGTAAATTGATCAAACGCGAGTTTGGCGTGACGCCGAGTACCTTGCGCTAA
- a CDS encoding glutathione S-transferase family protein has translation MQIQHLKLYHYPASRSARTKWMLHEVVGDAFEVEKVDLYGAVQYCAEFLRINPNHGVPVLEITWDNGVVQQMIESAAMVAFLADAFPAAELAPASAASPERADYLQMLHFGSTWMDMMLWQIRAHEHVLPEPERDPRTAARYRKKFREEVEPQLAARLERAPFVCGQAFTAADCIVGHAVFWARGYGLCRDEIFKRYMSLLSKRPAFGAAFADVREFVADATGQPLSARFTG, from the coding sequence ATGCAGATTCAACACCTGAAGCTATACCATTACCCCGCCAGCCGCAGCGCACGTACCAAATGGATGTTGCATGAGGTCGTCGGCGATGCCTTCGAGGTCGAGAAAGTCGATCTTTACGGCGCCGTTCAATATTGCGCCGAGTTCCTGCGAATCAATCCCAACCATGGTGTGCCTGTGCTTGAGATTACGTGGGACAACGGCGTGGTGCAGCAGATGATCGAAAGCGCTGCCATGGTGGCGTTTCTTGCGGATGCATTCCCCGCTGCGGAGTTGGCGCCGGCCAGCGCCGCGTCGCCCGAGCGGGCCGACTACCTGCAAATGCTTCACTTCGGCTCAACCTGGATGGACATGATGCTGTGGCAAATCCGGGCCCATGAGCATGTCTTGCCGGAGCCGGAGCGCGACCCGCGAACGGCGGCCCGATACCGCAAGAAATTCCGCGAGGAAGTCGAACCCCAGCTTGCGGCGCGCCTGGAGCGGGCGCCGTTCGTCTGCGGACAGGCATTTACCGCCGCTGATTGCATCGTGGGACATGCTGTTTTCTGGGCGCGCGGCTATGGCTTGTGCCGCGACGAGATCTTCAAGCGCTACATGTCACTGCTGTCGAAACGGCCGGCGTTCGGCGCCGCGTTCGCGGACGTGCGCGAGTTTGTGGCCGACGCCACCGGACAGCCGCTCTCGGCGCGCTTTACCGGATAG
- a CDS encoding LysR family transcriptional regulator produces the protein MIDNILDLSIFARVVQTGSMTDAAGELDLSLAVVSKRMAGLEERLGVRLLNRTTRKQSLTQEGARFHQRCIRILAEVQDAEADMTDSRTSIAGLLRVGAPRGLGRRYLSGIVAAFQRQHPALCIELSLDDAFVDLVESAIDVALRFGNLNDSSMIARHVATGNRIMCASPSYIERHGEPFTPDDLVRHACIVYRADSTRHWVFERDGKPVTATITPTFFCNDGDAAQAIAREGGGIFYKALWDVSADLENGSLVRVLKQYSAPGEPLQVVYPHALHLSPRVRHFADFAIERLRAELP, from the coding sequence ATGATCGACAATATTCTCGACCTCAGCATTTTCGCGCGGGTGGTGCAGACCGGCAGCATGACCGATGCCGCCGGCGAGCTCGACTTGTCGCTGGCGGTGGTCAGCAAGCGCATGGCGGGGCTGGAAGAGCGGCTCGGCGTGCGCCTGCTCAACCGCACCACGCGCAAGCAATCGCTCACGCAGGAAGGCGCGCGCTTCCACCAGCGCTGCATCCGCATCCTGGCCGAGGTGCAGGATGCCGAGGCCGACATGACCGACAGCCGCACCAGCATCGCCGGCCTGCTGCGGGTGGGCGCGCCGCGCGGCCTTGGGCGCCGTTACCTGAGCGGCATCGTGGCCGCCTTCCAGCGCCAGCACCCGGCCCTGTGTATCGAACTGAGCCTGGACGACGCCTTCGTCGACCTGGTCGAATCGGCCATCGACGTGGCCCTGCGCTTCGGCAACCTGAACGATTCGAGCATGATCGCGCGGCACGTCGCCACCGGTAACCGCATCATGTGCGCCTCGCCCTCCTACATCGAGCGGCACGGCGAGCCGTTCACGCCCGACGACCTGGTGCGCCACGCCTGCATCGTGTACCGGGCCGATTCGACCCGGCACTGGGTATTCGAGCGCGACGGCAAACCGGTGACGGCCACCATCACGCCCACCTTCTTCTGCAACGATGGCGACGCCGCCCAGGCCATCGCCCGCGAAGGCGGCGGAATTTTCTATAAAGCGCTGTGGGATGTGAGCGCCGACCTGGAGAACGGTTCCCTGGTGCGCGTGCTGAAGCAATACAGCGCGCCGGGCGAGCCGCTGCAGGTGGTGTACCCGCACGCGCTGCACCTGTCGCCGCGCGTGCGCCATTTTGCCGACTTCGCCATCGAACGGCTGCGCGCGGAACTGCCCTGA
- a CDS encoding MBL fold metallo-hydrolase, whose amino-acid sequence MNRTAMIGYLAAAFLTFGTLAPHAMAQSAPVSKMSKAQAGYYHFKVGTVNVTALSDGTLALRPGDRLTNVAPGQVASRLAETFQSTHVDTSVNAYLIESGKRLVLVDTGSGELFGPTLNKLVASLQAAGYQPGQITDILITHIHTDHTGGLMDGKRMVFPNATLHVDARELDYWMSAANRAKAPDNKRKNFDEALMKVKPYVDAGKVKAFDGATELAPGLRSVPGYGHTPGHSFYALESAGEKLVFWGDLVHVAEVQLPDPAVTIVFDVDPVAAAAQRKRAFAEAAREKYWVAGDHIAFPGVGRLRADGDGYRWVPMPYMNDHVAPAAN is encoded by the coding sequence ATGAACAGAACCGCCATGATCGGCTATCTCGCCGCCGCTTTCCTTACGTTCGGCACCCTGGCGCCGCACGCAATGGCCCAGTCCGCACCAGTGAGCAAGATGTCCAAGGCCCAGGCCGGCTATTACCATTTCAAGGTGGGCACGGTGAACGTGACGGCCTTGTCCGATGGCACCCTGGCACTGCGGCCCGGCGACCGGCTGACCAACGTGGCGCCCGGGCAAGTGGCATCACGCCTGGCGGAAACGTTTCAATCCACCCATGTGGATACTTCCGTGAACGCCTACCTGATCGAGAGTGGCAAGCGGCTGGTGCTGGTCGATACCGGCAGCGGCGAGCTGTTCGGCCCGACCTTGAACAAGCTGGTCGCTTCCCTGCAGGCGGCTGGCTACCAGCCGGGACAGATCACCGATATCCTGATCACGCATATCCACACCGACCACACGGGTGGGCTGATGGATGGCAAGCGCATGGTATTCCCGAATGCCACCTTGCATGTCGATGCACGCGAGCTGGACTACTGGATGAGCGCTGCCAACCGTGCCAAGGCGCCCGACAACAAGCGCAAGAACTTCGACGAGGCACTGATGAAGGTAAAACCCTATGTCGATGCCGGCAAGGTCAAGGCCTTCGACGGCGCCACCGAGCTCGCTCCGGGCCTGCGCTCGGTGCCGGGCTACGGCCATACGCCGGGACACAGTTTTTACGCACTGGAAAGCGCTGGCGAGAAACTGGTGTTCTGGGGCGACTTGGTGCATGTGGCCGAAGTGCAGTTGCCGGACCCGGCGGTCACCATCGTGTTCGATGTCGATCCGGTGGCGGCAGCGGCCCAGCGCAAACGGGCCTTCGCCGAAGCGGCCAGGGAAAAATACTGGGTGGCGGGCGACCACATCGCCTTCCCGGGTGTGGGCCGCCTGCGCGCCGATGGCGACGGCTATCGCTGGGTGCCGATGCCGTACATGAACGACCACGTTGCGCCTGCGGCCAACTAA